The nucleotide sequence GCCATGGCCAGGAGGTCGCCCAGCAGCGCGTCCGGGGAGGTGCCCATGTCGAAGCCGGTAATGGCCACCACGCCGCCGAAGGAGATGCCCAGGCCCACCAGGACCTGCCAGCGGTGCCGTACGCCGCGGAAGAGCTGAATGACGGCAATCCAGGCTGACTGCAGGCAGACGAGAGCCGTAGCAGCAGCAACGGAGGTCAGCTGCAGGGAAGTGATGAAGCAGGCGAAATGCAGCGCCAAGGCCACGGCCGCAACGAGCGACCAGCGGAATTCATGGCGGCCGATGCGGCTGAACTGGCGCGGTTCCCGGACCAGGGTGGGGGTGGCCATTACGGCCGCCGCGATGGCATTGCGCCAGAAGGCGATCGCGAGGGCAGTGACGGTGGTGGCGCCCAGCGTAGCGGCGATGAGCGGTCCCGACGAAGCCACGCCCAGGACTCCCAGGGCGGCAATGAAAAGGTTCACGCGTTCCACAGTAGTGGCCCCGCTGGTTCAGCCTGTCGGAGCCACGTCCCCGTTAAGGAACCAGGTACCCGTTAAAGCAAAAGGCCCCGGCCGTTTCCGACCGGGACCTTCCTCATGGTGGAGGCACGGGGACTCGAACCCCGAACCCCCTGCTTGCAAAGCAGGTGCGCTACCAATTGCGCCATGCCCCCATAAGAAGCAACCCGTCCATCATACCCTAGTCGCAGAGGCTGTCTGGCCAGTCTCCGCACCGGGGATCCGGGCTATTCAACCTTGTCGGTTGATTCGCTCCAGACTGTTTTCCGGGCTTCGGATTCCTGCACCTTTTTCTTGTAGAAGAGAGCGCCTGCGACCGCCGCTGCAATGACCAGCAACTTCTTCACATGCACCCCGTTCCGGCATGATTCCTGGGAACCTTGCCTGACTTCGACTTGAACCTGTGCAGGTTCCGTGGGCGTACCAGGACTTGAACCTGGGACCTCTTCGTTATCAGCGAAGCGCTCTAACCGCCTGAGCTATACGCCCCGATGCCTCATCGGGCCGAGACATGACTCTACAGCACATCCCGGCCCGATCTCAAATCGAGGCACTCCAGCGGGGTTTTTCCGCGGAATTACAGGGTTTAATCGTCCGTCAGGGTCACGCCGATGCCGCCAACAAGGGTTGCCGAGATGTTGTACAGCACCGCCGACAGCATGGACAGTGCTGTGAGAAGTACCACATTCACGACGGCGATAATGGTGGCGAACGATGCGACCTGTCCGAGCGACGCGACCTTCTTCAGTTCGAAGCCGCCGCCCTCGGAACCGGCGAGGGTTCCGAGCAGGCTGTCCACCTGGTCAAAGATGCCCGTCAGGTCCAGAACCGTCCACAGCACGATGGCAGCCACCACCGTGACGATGCCCAGCGCGACCGAGAGCAGGAACGCCATTTTCAGGACGGACCAGGGGTCAACCTTGCTGACCAGGAGCCGGGCGCGGCGCACCTTGGCCTTGGGGGCCGGCTTAACCAGTCCCGGTGCACCCGGTGCAGTCTGGGCGCCCTGCGGGCGCTGTCCGGGGGCTGCAGGACGCTGGGCAGGTGCCGCCGGCCGCTGGCCCTGGGGACGCTGGCCTGCCGGCGCACCCTGCGGGCGCTGTCCTGAGGGTGCGGGACGCTGCCCCGGAAGGCCCGACGGCGCGGTCGGGCTCTGCTGGGGGCGCACCGGGGCATTCACCCGGGGAGCGGCTGCCGGCTGACGCATCCCGCCGGGAGCATTACTGTTCGGCTTGGGATATGAGTCGGAATTGCTCACTCGTTACCTCCGGTGTTGTCTTCGTTCGCCCCAGCATCGCCGGACGTTCCTTCTGCTTCATCGGCCAGTTCTGAACCCGCCTCTGCGGCTTCCTCGTCTGGTCCGGCATCTTCAGCCAACGTTACGTCATCAGCGGCGATAGCCAAGATTTCTGACGCAGTGGGTTCACCGGAGTGGTCGGCTTCGGACTCCCGCTCCGCGCTGGCCTCAACTTCCGCTTCGAGGCCCCGCTCGGTGTTGCGGGCCACCTCGATGATGCGGTCGTTCTTGTCGGGCTTCGCAAAGATGACGCCCATCGTGTCGCGGCCCTTGGCAGGGACGCCCGCCACGGACGAACGGACCACCTTGCCGCCGCCCATGACCACGAGGACCTCGTCTTCTTCCTGGACCACGAGGGCACCCACGAGGTCGCCGCGTTCCTCGGCGAGCTTGGCAACCTTGATGCCCAGGCCGCCGCGGCCCTGGAGCCGGTATTCCTCGACGGCGGTGCGCTTGGCGTAGCCGCCTTCGGTCACCACAAAAACGTAGGATCCCTCGGCCACCACGTTCATGGCGAGCAGTTCGTCGTCTTCACGGAACTTCATGCCCGTCACGCCGGATGTGGCCCGGCCCATGGGGCGGAGCGCGTCATCGGTGGCGGTGAAGCGGATCGACTGGCCCTTGCGGGACACCAGCATCAGGTCATCCGTCTCGGAGACCAGCTGCGCGGAAACCAGTTCGTCCTCGTCCCGGAGGTTGATGGCAATGACGCCGGCGGACCGGTTGGTGTCGTAGTCCTCCAGCCGGGTCTTCTTGACCAGGCCGCGCTTGGTGGCCAGCACGAGGTACGGCGCCTGCTGGTAGTCGGTCAGGTCCAGAACCTGGGCGATGTGCTCATCCGGCTGGAAGGCCAGGAGGTTCGCCACATGCTGGCCCTTGGTGTCGCGGCCGCCCTCTGCGAGTTCGTAGGCCTTGGCCCGGTACACGCGCCCGAAGTTGGTGAAGAAGAGCAGCCAGTGGTGCGTGGTGGTGACGAAGAAGTGTTCCACGACGTCGTCGCCGCGGAGCTGGGCACCCTTGATGCCCTTGCCGCCGCGCTGCTGCGAGCGGTAGTTGTCGCTCCGCGTGCGCTTGACGTAGCCGCCGCGGGTGATGGTGACCACCACTTCCTCTTCGGGAATGAGGTCTTCCATGGACATGTCGCCGTCGTAGCCCATCAGGATCTGCGTCCGGCGGTCGTCCCCGTGCTTGGCCACGATCTCGGCGAGTTCCTCGCTGATGATCGAACGCTGGCGTTCCTCCGAGCCGAGGATCGCGTTGTACTCAGCGATCATGGCCTCGAGCTCGGCGTGGCGGTCCTGGATCTTCTGGCGTTCCAGGGCTGCGAGCCGGCGGAGCTGCATGTCCAGGATGGCGCGGGCCTGGATCTCGTCGATGTCCAGCAGCTCCATCAGCCCGTCACGTGCTGCCTCCGTGGTGCTGGAAGCGCGGATCAGGGCGATGACCTCGTCCAGCATGTCCAGGGCCTTCAGGAGCGCACGCAGGATATGCGCTTCTTCCTCGGCCTTGCGCAGGCGGTACCGGGTGCGCCGGGCGATGACATCCAACTGGTGCGTGACCCAGTGCCGGATGAAGGCATCGAGACTGAGAGTACGCGGCACTCCGTCCACGATCGCCAGCATGTTCGCGCCGAAGTTCTCCTGCAGCTGGGTGTGCTTGTAGAGGTTGTTCAGCACCACCTTGGCGACGGCGTCCCGCTTCAGGACGATGACCAGGCGCTGGCCGGTACGGCCGGAGGTCTCATCGCGAAGGTCGGCGATGCCCTGGACCTTCCCGTCCTTGAC is from Arthrobacter sp. QXT-31 and encodes:
- a CDS encoding DLW-39 family protein, with protein sequence MKKLLVIAAAVAGALFYKKKVQESEARKTVWSESTDKVE
- a CDS encoding DUF3566 domain-containing protein — encoded protein: MSNSDSYPKPNSNAPGGMRQPAAAPRVNAPVRPQQSPTAPSGLPGQRPAPSGQRPQGAPAGQRPQGQRPAAPAQRPAAPGQRPQGAQTAPGAPGLVKPAPKAKVRRARLLVSKVDPWSVLKMAFLLSVALGIVTVVAAIVLWTVLDLTGIFDQVDSLLGTLAGSEGGGFELKKVASLGQVASFATIIAVVNVVLLTALSMLSAVLYNISATLVGGIGVTLTDD
- the gyrA gene encoding DNA gyrase subunit A, whose protein sequence is MSDETPEVPAESPDATEPVLEGDLLIDRVEQVDLQTEMQRSYLDYAMAVIVGRALPDVRDGLKPVHRRVLYAMFDGGYRPDRAFNKCARVVGEVMGQYHPHGDTAIYDALVRLIQDWTMRYPLALGQGNFGSPGNDGAAAPRYTETKMAPLAMEMVRDIDEETVDFQDNYDGKNQEPTILPARFPNLLVNGSSGIAVGMATNIPPHNLREVADGVQWYLANPGASREQLLEELLKRIKGPDFPTGATILGHKGIEDAYRTGRGSITMRAVVNVEELQGRTCLVVTELPYQANPDNLAIKIAELVKDGKVQGIADLRDETSGRTGQRLVIVLKRDAVAKVVLNNLYKHTQLQENFGANMLAIVDGVPRTLSLDAFIRHWVTHQLDVIARRTRYRLRKAEEEAHILRALLKALDMLDEVIALIRASSTTEAARDGLMELLDIDEIQARAILDMQLRRLAALERQKIQDRHAELEAMIAEYNAILGSEERQRSIISEELAEIVAKHGDDRRTQILMGYDGDMSMEDLIPEEEVVVTITRGGYVKRTRSDNYRSQQRGGKGIKGAQLRGDDVVEHFFVTTTHHWLLFFTNFGRVYRAKAYELAEGGRDTKGQHVANLLAFQPDEHIAQVLDLTDYQQAPYLVLATKRGLVKKTRLEDYDTNRSAGVIAINLRDEDELVSAQLVSETDDLMLVSRKGQSIRFTATDDALRPMGRATSGVTGMKFREDDELLAMNVVAEGSYVFVVTEGGYAKRTAVEEYRLQGRGGLGIKVAKLAEERGDLVGALVVQEEDEVLVVMGGGKVVRSSVAGVPAKGRDTMGVIFAKPDKNDRIIEVARNTERGLEAEVEASAERESEADHSGEPTASEILAIAADDVTLAEDAGPDEEAAEAGSELADEAEGTSGDAGANEDNTGGNE